One Nitrospira sp. genomic region harbors:
- the kdsA gene encoding 3-deoxy-8-phosphooctulonate synthase, with translation MAYDVDLGQFKIGAGHRPFLIAGPCVIENEQLVMDTAGRIADITKAIGMPYVFKSSFDKANRTSITSFRGPGLEKGLAVLARVKQQIGVPVLTDVHSEEQATEAGRIVDILQIPAFLCRQTDLLIAAAKTGKVVNIKKGQFLSPPEMGNAVKKVEDSGNRRIVLTERGSSFGYNNLVVDMRSFPIMRRFGYPVVFDATHSVQLPGGGGTKSSGQREFVEPLACAAAGAGCDGFFMEVHPDPDSALSDGPNMVPLHTLQSLLERVLRIWDAAAK, from the coding sequence ATGGCGTACGACGTAGACTTAGGACAATTTAAGATCGGGGCGGGGCATCGGCCGTTTTTGATCGCGGGTCCCTGCGTGATTGAGAATGAACAGCTCGTCATGGACACGGCAGGGCGTATTGCCGACATCACCAAAGCGATCGGCATGCCCTACGTCTTCAAGTCATCCTTCGACAAGGCCAATCGCACCTCCATCACCTCGTTTCGTGGACCAGGCTTGGAGAAGGGCTTGGCCGTGCTCGCCAGGGTTAAGCAACAGATCGGTGTGCCGGTGTTGACCGATGTCCATTCGGAAGAGCAGGCCACAGAGGCTGGTCGCATCGTGGATATCCTGCAGATTCCGGCCTTTCTCTGTCGCCAGACCGACCTGCTGATCGCCGCTGCCAAGACCGGCAAGGTCGTCAATATCAAAAAGGGACAGTTTCTCTCCCCGCCCGAAATGGGCAACGCGGTGAAGAAAGTGGAAGACAGCGGGAATCGACGCATCGTGTTGACCGAACGTGGCTCCTCCTTCGGCTACAATAATCTGGTCGTGGACATGCGCTCCTTTCCCATCATGCGCCGGTTCGGCTATCCGGTGGTCTTCGACGCGACCCACAGCGTGCAACTCCCCGGCGGAGGCGGCACGAAATCCAGCGGTCAGCGCGAATTCGTGGAACCATTGGCCTGTGCGGCGGCAGGCGCCGGCTGCGACGGGTTCTTCATGGAAGTGCACCCCGACCCGGATTCCGCGTTGTCTGACGGACCGAACATGGTCCCGCTACATACGCTCCAATCACTTCTCGAACGGGTACTACGTATATGGGACGCAGCCGCAAAATAA
- the rfaE1 gene encoding D-glycero-beta-D-manno-heptose-7-phosphate kinase, producing MGKVRKSHPVGRTGQTGTSSGQPGEDTTLDHVALSAYVQRFSQAKVLVIGDLILDHYVWGRVSRISPEAPVPVVHVESESLKLGGAANVFNNILALGGQADICGVIGADESGRLLLKELGGRRQGRGGVVIDQSRPTTRKSRVVAHNQQIVRYDVERRTELSALLQRRILRYVESRLKELSCLVVSDYAKGVVTASLMTELTRLAGQRKIPIVVDPKVEHFSYYKGVTVITPNHLEATQAAGVQGEDDKAITKAGTILRQRLGCQTVLVTRGERGMSVYQAHGDHWHIPTRARQVYDVTGAGDTVVGTLALALSTGASMRDAAVLANQAAGVVVGMIGTATVTAAQLTDALGQN from the coding sequence ATGGGAAAGGTTAGGAAAAGCCATCCAGTAGGGCGAACCGGACAGACCGGGACGTCGAGCGGGCAACCGGGCGAGGACACGACGCTTGATCACGTCGCACTCAGCGCCTACGTCCAGCGTTTCTCCCAAGCCAAAGTGCTGGTGATCGGTGATTTGATCCTCGACCACTACGTCTGGGGACGGGTGAGCCGGATTTCTCCGGAAGCGCCGGTTCCGGTCGTCCACGTTGAATCGGAATCCCTCAAGCTGGGCGGCGCGGCCAACGTCTTCAACAATATCCTCGCGCTCGGCGGGCAGGCGGATATCTGTGGCGTGATCGGAGCCGACGAAAGCGGGCGGTTGCTCTTGAAAGAACTGGGCGGGCGCCGGCAGGGCCGCGGCGGCGTGGTCATCGACCAGAGCCGGCCGACGACCAGAAAATCCCGGGTGGTCGCCCACAATCAGCAAATCGTTCGCTATGACGTCGAACGCCGCACGGAACTCTCGGCGCTGCTCCAGCGCCGCATTCTCCGGTATGTGGAGTCGCGCTTGAAAGAACTCTCCTGCCTGGTCGTCTCGGACTATGCCAAGGGGGTCGTCACCGCGTCGCTCATGACAGAGTTGACTCGACTGGCGGGGCAGCGCAAAATTCCCATCGTGGTCGATCCCAAGGTGGAGCATTTCAGCTATTACAAAGGTGTGACCGTCATCACCCCCAATCACCTCGAAGCCACCCAGGCTGCCGGCGTGCAAGGGGAGGATGACAAAGCGATTACAAAAGCCGGCACGATTCTTCGGCAGCGATTGGGATGCCAAACCGTTTTGGTGACGCGGGGTGAGCGAGGAATGAGTGTGTACCAGGCTCATGGCGACCATTGGCATATCCCCACGCGCGCCCGACAGGTCTATGATGTCACCGGTGCCGGTGATACCGTCGTCGGAACACTCGCGCTGGCGCTCTCGACGGGCGCAAGCATGCGTGACGCCGCGGTGCTTGCCAACCAAGCCGCCGGGGTCGTCGTCGGCATGATCGGCACCGCCACGGTCACAGCCGCGCAACTCACGGATGCCCTGGGACAGAACTGA
- the kdsB gene encoding 3-deoxy-manno-octulosonate cytidylyltransferase produces MPWDRTDVKRSVTVVIPARYGSSRFPGKPLVELLGKPMIQHVYEQAKACRAVDDVLVATDDERIKTAVQRFGGQVVMMTEPYRTGTDRVAAVADSRTGDCFVDLQGDEILLHPDLITDLVEPFLASKATMGTLKRQIDSDQDLHNPGVVKVTTDREGYALYFSRAPIPLVRDDPKRAAVPGLHFIHLGLYIYTRETLQRLTALPTGTLEEAEKLEQLRALENGMRIRVWETTHGSLRIDSPEDVPGALKQLHSRATGLGITHS; encoded by the coding sequence ATGCCCTGGGACAGAACTGACGTGAAACGTTCGGTGACGGTGGTGATTCCAGCCCGGTACGGTTCTTCACGATTCCCGGGCAAACCGCTGGTTGAGTTGCTGGGCAAACCGATGATCCAACATGTCTATGAGCAGGCGAAGGCTTGTCGCGCGGTCGATGACGTTCTGGTCGCCACGGATGACGAGCGCATCAAAACGGCGGTGCAGCGCTTCGGCGGACAGGTCGTGATGATGACGGAGCCCTATCGCACCGGTACCGACCGCGTCGCCGCCGTCGCCGACAGCCGCACCGGCGACTGTTTCGTCGACCTGCAGGGAGACGAGATCCTACTCCATCCCGATCTCATCACCGACCTGGTCGAGCCCTTTCTGGCCAGCAAGGCCACGATGGGCACCTTGAAACGACAGATCGATTCCGATCAGGATCTCCACAACCCGGGCGTGGTCAAAGTGACTACCGATCGCGAGGGCTATGCCTTATATTTTTCCCGCGCGCCGATTCCGTTGGTGCGGGACGATCCGAAGCGGGCTGCGGTGCCGGGACTGCATTTCATTCACCTGGGCTTGTACATCTATACCCGGGAAACATTGCAACGTCTGACGGCCTTGCCAACAGGGACTTTGGAAGAGGCCGAAAAACTCGAACAACTGCGCGCCTTGGAAAACGGAATGCGTATCCGCGTGTGGGAAACCACCCACGGCTCCTTGCGCATCGATAGCCCCGAGGACGTGCCCGGCGCCCTGAAACAACTTCACAGCCGTGCAACCGGACTCGGCATCACTCACTCATGA
- a CDS encoding CTP synthase, whose product MSKLIFVTGGVVSSLGKGLASASIGNLLESRGLKITFLKLDPYINVDPGTMNPYQHGEVYVTEDGAETDLDLGHYERYTSLTLTRENNYTTGRIYHAVITKERRGDYLGGTVQVVPHVTDEIKQCIMRISQGMDVTIVEIGGTVGDIESLPFLEAIRQIPYDVGRDNVLYVHLTLVPYIGAAGELKTKPTQHSVNKLREIGIQPNILLCRTDRYLPPELKAKIAMFCNVEKDAVITAKDVETIYEVPIVFRKEGLDELIVRQLKLETGPPNLREWDAMVQKIKHPKHEVSIALVGKYAGLKECYKSLAEALVHGGIDHETRVNVNWIESEEVERQGTERILREADGILIPGGFGARGIEGKIVTIQYAREHQIPFLGLCLGMQCATIEFARNVAGLTGANSAEFDEKTPHPVIHLMSDQQSVNDKGGTMRLGAYACKLGEGTLAQKMYGVSEVRERHRHRYEFNNAYREQLTAKGLILSGLSPDGRLVEIVELRNHPWFLATQFHPEYKSRPHHPHPLFSGFVGAALRRKCGH is encoded by the coding sequence ATGAGCAAACTGATTTTTGTGACCGGCGGTGTCGTATCGTCGCTCGGAAAGGGGCTGGCTTCCGCATCCATCGGCAATCTGCTGGAAAGCCGCGGGCTGAAGATCACGTTCCTCAAGCTCGATCCCTACATCAACGTCGATCCGGGCACCATGAATCCGTACCAGCATGGAGAGGTCTACGTCACGGAGGACGGGGCGGAAACCGACCTCGATCTGGGCCACTATGAGCGGTATACCTCCCTGACTCTGACGCGCGAGAACAACTACACCACCGGCCGCATTTACCACGCCGTCATCACCAAGGAACGGCGCGGCGATTACCTGGGCGGAACGGTGCAAGTCGTGCCCCATGTCACGGACGAGATCAAGCAATGCATCATGCGCATTTCGCAAGGCATGGACGTCACGATCGTCGAGATCGGCGGGACCGTCGGCGACATCGAGAGCCTGCCGTTCCTGGAAGCCATCCGGCAAATCCCCTACGACGTCGGACGGGACAATGTCCTCTACGTGCACCTGACGCTGGTGCCCTACATCGGAGCCGCCGGCGAATTGAAAACCAAACCGACGCAGCATTCCGTGAACAAGCTGCGGGAAATCGGTATTCAACCGAACATTCTCCTGTGCCGCACCGACCGCTATCTTCCACCGGAGCTCAAGGCGAAGATCGCCATGTTCTGCAACGTGGAAAAAGATGCGGTCATCACGGCCAAGGATGTCGAGACCATCTACGAAGTGCCCATCGTGTTTCGCAAAGAAGGACTGGATGAACTGATCGTCCGCCAGCTCAAGCTGGAAACCGGTCCGCCGAATCTCCGCGAGTGGGATGCGATGGTACAGAAGATCAAGCATCCCAAACACGAGGTGTCGATCGCGCTGGTCGGGAAATATGCCGGCTTGAAGGAATGTTATAAGAGCCTGGCGGAAGCGCTGGTGCACGGCGGCATCGATCATGAAACCCGCGTGAATGTGAACTGGATCGAATCCGAAGAGGTAGAGCGTCAGGGGACCGAGCGTATTCTCCGCGAAGCCGACGGCATTCTCATTCCGGGCGGATTCGGGGCGCGGGGAATCGAAGGCAAGATCGTCACCATTCAATATGCGCGAGAACATCAAATTCCGTTCCTCGGCCTCTGCCTGGGCATGCAATGCGCCACGATCGAATTTGCGCGCAACGTCGCCGGCCTCACCGGTGCCAACAGCGCGGAATTCGATGAAAAGACCCCGCATCCGGTGATTCACCTGATGTCCGACCAACAGTCGGTCAACGACAAGGGCGGCACCATGCGGCTCGGCGCCTATGCCTGCAAGCTGGGCGAGGGGACGCTGGCGCAAAAGATGTACGGGGTCAGCGAGGTACGCGAACGGCATCGCCATCGATATGAATTCAATAATGCCTATCGCGAGCAATTGACGGCCAAGGGACTGATTTTGAGCGGCTTGTCTCCGGACGGTCGCCTGGTGGAAATCGTCGAGTTGCGGAACCACCCCTGGTTCCTGGCTACGCAGTTTCATCCGGAATACAAGTCACGGCCGCATCACCCGCATCCGTTATTCAGCGGGTTTGTGGGGGCGGCGTTGCGCCGCAAATGCGGCCACTAA
- the lepB gene encoding signal peptidase I — MSLDPNPRPDDRSSTTGPVTPPAPSDQATEAPTVVAVGQPAHKSILREYAEAIIIAMLLAFAIRVFVVQAFKIPSGSMIPTLLVGDHILVSKLSYGLQWPTDCKIQPGFPPVTCYSSRTLIPFGSIQRGDIIVFRFPEDEDKDFIKRVIGLPGDTIHVRNKVVHINGTPFDDHAFTQHTDPPVHDGRISPRDNFGPVTVPEDAYFVMGDNRDHSLDSRFWGYVRTEKVRGKAFRIYWSWSGQGSWTEWVRWERLGKAIQ, encoded by the coding sequence ATGAGTCTCGACCCCAATCCACGCCCCGACGACAGGTCCTCAACGACGGGACCGGTAACGCCCCCCGCACCCTCAGACCAAGCGACAGAGGCCCCCACGGTCGTCGCGGTCGGTCAACCGGCCCACAAGTCGATCCTGCGGGAATATGCGGAAGCGATCATCATCGCGATGTTGCTCGCCTTTGCCATTCGCGTCTTCGTAGTGCAGGCCTTCAAGATTCCCTCCGGCTCGATGATTCCTACGCTGCTGGTGGGTGATCATATTCTCGTCAGCAAACTGTCCTATGGCTTGCAATGGCCGACCGACTGCAAGATTCAGCCGGGCTTTCCGCCGGTCACCTGCTACTCCTCGCGCACGCTCATTCCGTTCGGCTCGATCCAGCGCGGCGATATCATCGTATTCCGGTTTCCCGAAGATGAAGACAAGGACTTTATCAAACGCGTCATCGGTCTCCCCGGCGATACCATTCACGTGCGAAATAAAGTCGTGCACATCAACGGGACGCCGTTCGACGACCATGCCTTCACGCAGCACACTGATCCCCCCGTGCATGACGGGCGTATCAGTCCGCGCGACAATTTCGGCCCTGTGACAGTGCCGGAAGACGCGTATTTCGTGATGGGAGACAATCGGGACCATAGTCTCGATAGTCGCTTCTGGGGCTATGTCCGCACGGAAAAAGTGCGCGGCAAAGCATTTCGCATTTACTGGTCGTGGAGCGGCCAAGGATCATGGACGGAATGGGTACGATGGGAAAGGTTAGGAAAAGCCATCCAGTAG
- the lepA gene encoding elongation factor 4 encodes MSQDLQSLIRNFSIIAHIDHGKSTLADRLLDATGAVTAREAKEQILDAMDLERERGITIKAHAVAIRYKAQDGKTYLLHLIDTPGHVDFTYEVSRSLAACEGSLLLVDATQGVQAQTIANVNLAMGNHHTIIPVINKIDLASADVEGTKQQISDVLTLDASDAMLVSAKEGRGVPEVLEAIVKRIPPPSGDPDRPLKALIFDSWFDNYQGVIVLTRIIDGSVRPGMKIKVMSNDRLFEVTEVGQFTPKRTKGTQLMTGEVGYLCANMKEVADVKIGDTLTEAAHPTEQPFPGYKEVKPLVFCGLYSTDTARYEDLRDALLKLRLNDSSFIYEPETSLALGFGFRCGFLGLLHMEIIQERLEREYGLTLITTAPTVIYRILTTKGDVLELNNPAELPEPSSIASFEEPFILATLIAPERYLGTLLQLCQERRGIQRSIHYLDPTRVVISYELPLNEVILDFYDKLKSKTQGYASLDYELLGYRESELVRLDILLNGEPVDALSFITHKERAYQRGRQVAEKMKELIPKQMFEIAIQAAIGNKIIARETIGAIKKNVTAKCYGGDISRKRKLWDKQKEGKKRMKAVGRVEVPQEAFLAILKVGEE; translated from the coding sequence ATGAGCCAGGATTTGCAAAGTCTCATCCGAAATTTCTCGATCATCGCCCATATCGATCACGGTAAATCGACCCTCGCTGACCGGCTCCTCGACGCAACTGGCGCAGTGACTGCCCGGGAGGCGAAAGAGCAGATCCTCGATGCGATGGACCTGGAGCGTGAGCGCGGCATCACGATCAAAGCGCACGCTGTGGCCATCCGCTACAAGGCTCAGGACGGGAAGACGTATTTACTGCACTTAATCGATACGCCCGGTCACGTCGACTTCACGTACGAAGTGTCGCGCAGCCTCGCAGCCTGCGAGGGCTCGTTGCTGCTCGTCGATGCGACGCAGGGAGTGCAGGCGCAGACCATCGCCAACGTCAACCTGGCCATGGGCAACCACCATACGATTATTCCGGTCATCAATAAGATCGATCTCGCCAGCGCCGACGTCGAAGGCACGAAACAGCAAATCTCCGATGTCCTCACCCTGGACGCCAGCGATGCCATGTTGGTGAGCGCCAAGGAAGGGCGCGGGGTTCCGGAAGTGCTCGAGGCGATCGTCAAACGTATTCCGCCGCCCTCCGGCGATCCCGATCGTCCGCTCAAGGCGTTGATTTTCGATTCTTGGTTCGATAACTACCAGGGCGTGATCGTCCTCACCCGCATCATCGACGGCTCCGTGCGCCCCGGGATGAAGATCAAGGTGATGTCCAACGACCGGCTCTTCGAAGTCACCGAGGTCGGACAGTTCACGCCGAAACGAACCAAGGGCACCCAGCTCATGACGGGGGAGGTCGGCTACCTCTGCGCCAATATGAAGGAAGTGGCCGACGTGAAGATCGGTGACACGTTGACCGAGGCGGCACACCCGACTGAGCAACCGTTTCCCGGCTACAAAGAAGTCAAACCCCTGGTGTTTTGCGGACTGTATTCCACGGACACCGCACGCTACGAAGATCTGCGGGATGCGCTCTTGAAATTGCGATTGAACGACTCGTCGTTTATTTATGAGCCGGAAACTTCGCTCGCCCTTGGATTCGGCTTCCGTTGCGGCTTCCTCGGTCTGCTCCACATGGAAATCATTCAGGAGCGGCTGGAGCGTGAATACGGACTGACGCTTATCACCACTGCCCCGACCGTCATCTACCGGATTCTGACGACCAAAGGCGACGTGCTCGAACTCAACAACCCGGCGGAACTTCCCGAACCCAGTTCGATCGCCTCGTTCGAGGAGCCGTTTATCCTTGCAACGCTGATCGCGCCGGAGCGTTATCTCGGCACCCTGCTGCAATTGTGTCAGGAGCGGCGCGGTATCCAGCGAAGCATCCACTACCTGGATCCCACCCGCGTCGTGATCAGCTACGAGCTGCCGCTCAACGAAGTCATCCTCGATTTCTACGACAAGTTGAAATCGAAGACACAGGGCTATGCGTCGCTCGACTACGAACTCCTCGGGTATCGGGAATCCGAATTGGTGCGCCTGGATATTCTGCTCAACGGTGAGCCCGTCGATGCGTTGTCTTTCATCACGCATAAAGAGCGGGCGTATCAGCGCGGGCGTCAGGTCGCGGAAAAAATGAAAGAACTGATTCCCAAACAGATGTTCGAAATCGCCATCCAGGCGGCAATCGGCAACAAGATCATCGCGCGGGAAACAATCGGCGCCATTAAGAAGAATGTCACCGCAAAGTGTTACGGCGGCGACATCTCGCGCAAGCGAAAGCTGTGGGACAAGCAGAAGGAAGGCAAGAAACGCATGAAAGCGGTCGGACGGGTGGAAGTGCCCCAAGAGGCGTTCCTGGCCATCTTGAAGGTGGGCGAGGAATGA